A single window of Pontibacillus chungwhensis DNA harbors:
- a CDS encoding glycerophosphodiester phosphodiesterase family protein: protein MKLKKVMKRIGLLFLLLILFMFVNNSNWFHKGDNSTPKLLAHVGMSQTYPMDGITGETCTAKRIFEPEHPYIGNTIPSMEAAFKHGADIVELDVHPTRDGEFAVFHDWTLDCRTDGTGVTREHTMKELKTLDVGYGYTADGGETYPLRGEGVGLMPTLQEVLTHFPNKPFLINIKSNDQEEGEKLAEYLSDLSDVNVDQLSAYGGDKPIQALQEELPGIRVMSMETLKSCLISYMGVGWTGYIPAACKDTQIHIPENVAPWLWGFPNKFQDRMEAVNTRVILVAGEGKWSEGFDDQEDLKRIPDDYDGYVWTNRVDVIAPLVKND, encoded by the coding sequence ATGAAATTGAAAAAAGTGATGAAGAGAATAGGCCTTTTATTTTTATTATTGATTTTATTTATGTTTGTGAACAACAGCAATTGGTTTCATAAGGGTGACAATTCCACTCCGAAGCTTCTCGCTCATGTTGGGATGTCTCAAACCTATCCAATGGACGGGATTACAGGAGAAACATGTACAGCTAAGCGAATTTTTGAACCAGAACATCCTTACATAGGGAATACGATTCCTTCCATGGAAGCTGCTTTCAAGCATGGCGCTGACATTGTTGAGTTAGATGTTCATCCTACCAGAGATGGTGAGTTTGCAGTGTTTCATGATTGGACGCTCGATTGCAGAACAGATGGGACAGGGGTTACAAGGGAACATACAATGAAAGAATTGAAAACATTAGATGTAGGCTACGGATATACGGCTGATGGAGGAGAAACCTATCCATTGCGGGGAGAAGGGGTGGGACTAATGCCTACCCTTCAAGAAGTTCTCACTCATTTCCCAAATAAGCCCTTTCTTATTAATATAAAGAGTAATGACCAGGAGGAAGGGGAAAAGCTAGCAGAGTATTTGTCAGATCTATCTGATGTGAACGTGGATCAGCTATCCGCCTATGGAGGGGATAAGCCGATTCAAGCTCTTCAAGAAGAACTACCCGGGATACGGGTCATGTCTATGGAGACGTTGAAAAGCTGTTTAATATCATATATGGGAGTGGGCTGGACTGGGTATATCCCTGCTGCCTGTAAAGATACTCAAATTCACATCCCTGAAAACGTAGCTCCGTGGCTATGGGGTTTCCCGAATAAGTTTCAGGATCGGATGGAAGCTGTGAATACAAGGGTGATCCTGGTTGCTGGAGAAGGTAAATGGTCAGAAGGATTCGATGATCAGGAAGACCTTAAACGAATTCCTGATGATTATGATGGTTATGTGTGGACCAACCGTGTTGATGTGATAGCTCCTTTAGTAAAGAACGACTAA
- a CDS encoding MBL fold metallo-hydrolase: MRIRKDQNIYQLTYMPNFFPVNCYLVEEEDHLVLIDAALSLNKKAIIQAAKDIGKPIQRILLTHVHSDHIGALDGIVGDLQGIEVLIPRRESKILEGDLTLEDGEGANPIKGGVPKNVRTRPDRLLSDGDEVGSLVAIDAPGHTPGQMAYLDKRSNSLIAGDAFQTRGGLAVAGDLRLTFPFPALATWDKEVALHTAVKLLSYQPAYLGVGHGNSIKDPSNAIEKAIQQAKRSLEKGK, encoded by the coding sequence ATGAGAATTAGAAAGGATCAAAATATCTATCAGTTAACCTATATGCCGAATTTTTTTCCTGTGAACTGCTATCTTGTTGAGGAAGAAGACCACCTTGTGCTTATCGACGCAGCGCTTTCTTTAAATAAAAAAGCGATTATACAAGCAGCTAAAGACATAGGTAAACCCATACAGCGGATTTTATTAACGCATGTTCATAGTGACCACATTGGCGCACTTGATGGGATCGTTGGTGATCTTCAAGGAATTGAGGTCCTGATTCCAAGAAGGGAATCGAAGATCTTAGAAGGAGATTTAACATTAGAGGACGGGGAAGGGGCGAATCCAATTAAAGGAGGCGTACCAAAGAATGTGCGCACCCGTCCAGATCGATTACTTTCTGATGGAGATGAAGTGGGGTCATTAGTGGCTATCGATGCACCAGGACATACTCCTGGACAAATGGCTTACCTTGATAAGCGATCAAACAGTTTGATCGCAGGGGATGCTTTTCAAACTCGCGGGGGGTTAGCTGTTGCCGGAGATCTTCGTTTGACCTTTCCTTTTCCCGCCCTGGCCACGTGGGATAAAGAGGTTGCCCTTCATACAGCTGTAAAGCTCTTATCCTATCAACCTGCTTATCTCGGAGTTGGGCATGGTAATTCAATCAAAGACCCATCTAACGCTATTGAAAAAGCAATCCAACAAGCTAAACGGTCATTAGAGAAGGGGAAATAG
- a CDS encoding FHA domain-containing protein yields MNTLASIMIENGLPFEKGTLFTLNQTNTIVGREVHDWKPDLSIPNIYVSRRHLAIFLKDGRFYVKDLGSKHGTLLNNEPLTPNKEYELQDTDQISIANHHIQMIFLSSSMDQTADLGPNIPIMHTDQPYVLESINQELHIDNQILAFSEKEFICLELLLMKEDQFVDLSDIKEKVWPERIYEDQPAPDVSNEEINALIYRIRKKTKDLMTITNIRGKGFVLTFLP; encoded by the coding sequence ATGAACACATTAGCCTCAATCATGATTGAAAATGGGCTACCTTTTGAAAAAGGGACCCTTTTCACATTAAACCAAACGAATACGATTGTAGGGAGAGAAGTACACGATTGGAAGCCTGATCTATCCATACCAAATATCTATGTATCTCGGAGACATCTAGCTATCTTCCTTAAAGATGGACGATTCTATGTAAAGGATTTAGGTAGCAAGCATGGGACACTACTTAATAATGAACCCCTTACACCTAACAAGGAATATGAATTACAAGATACAGATCAGATTTCGATTGCCAATCATCATATCCAAATGATCTTCCTATCTTCAAGCATGGATCAAACCGCTGATTTAGGACCAAACATACCTATAATGCACACAGATCAACCTTATGTACTTGAATCGATTAACCAGGAGCTACATATCGATAATCAAATTCTCGCCTTCTCTGAGAAAGAATTTATCTGCTTAGAACTCCTTCTAATGAAAGAAGATCAGTTTGTAGATCTCTCAGACATCAAGGAAAAAGTGTGGCCTGAAAGGATTTATGAGGACCAACCAGCCCCGGATGTAAGCAATGAAGAGATTAATGCCTTGATTTATAGAATTCGCAAAAAAACGAAAGATCTAATGACGATTACCAACATAAGAGGGAAAGGATTTGTGTTAACTTTCCTGCCTTAA
- a CDS encoding TetR/AcrR family transcriptional regulator has translation MAARPGLTKERIIERALELAEEEDLSNVTMANLARSFSIKPPSLYNHFKNLHEIKQAMALEAQEMLYNDLKEAVDGEGESGDRIQEMAKRYVKFASRFSGIYEASLIAPDLKERSLQQGEEPLVELLQKYVAPYNLSEQETIHAIRGLRSLLHGLVDLNKSEGFKRSVDLEETRSYLVQTFVNGLHHNGKT, from the coding sequence ATGGCAGCAAGACCAGGGTTAACTAAGGAGCGAATCATTGAGAGAGCATTAGAATTAGCTGAAGAAGAGGACTTGAGTAATGTGACAATGGCTAACCTCGCCAGATCATTCTCCATTAAACCACCTTCCCTTTACAATCACTTCAAGAATTTACACGAAATCAAGCAAGCTATGGCTCTAGAAGCTCAGGAGATGCTTTATAACGACTTGAAGGAAGCGGTAGATGGAGAAGGGGAGTCGGGAGACCGTATTCAGGAAATGGCGAAGCGCTACGTTAAATTTGCCTCTCGTTTTTCAGGAATCTATGAAGCATCTCTAATTGCACCCGATCTAAAAGAAAGGTCCCTTCAGCAGGGTGAGGAGCCACTTGTTGAATTATTACAGAAATACGTAGCACCATATAACCTCTCAGAACAAGAAACCATCCATGCAATAAGAGGATTAAGAAGTCTCCTTCACGGCTTAGTGGATCTAAATAAGAGTGAAGGTTTTAAACGGAGTGTTGATCTTGAGGAAACTAGGAGCTACCTGGTTCAAACGTTCGTGAATGGATTGCATCACAATGGAAAAACGTAA
- a CDS encoding GNAT family N-acetyltransferase, with product MHVNIREGKIEDAPVMWEIQQDVASEGPYLITITEELKKTSEHHHNWVSELIEHERKHLLVAEIDEKIIGWIVFQSPSRARLAHTGTFGMMVQEASRGMGIGRQLLEHLMEWAKDHPVIEKVSLGVFSSNENAIRLYQRLGFVEEGRKVREIKLEEGQYVDDILMYRFV from the coding sequence ATGCACGTGAATATACGAGAGGGGAAAATAGAAGATGCTCCTGTGATGTGGGAGATCCAACAAGATGTGGCAAGTGAAGGTCCTTACCTTATTACGATTACCGAAGAACTAAAGAAAACAAGTGAACATCACCATAATTGGGTGAGTGAATTAATTGAACATGAGCGGAAACATTTGTTGGTTGCAGAGATCGACGAGAAAATCATTGGGTGGATTGTCTTTCAATCTCCTTCTAGAGCGAGACTTGCTCACACAGGGACGTTTGGGATGATGGTTCAAGAAGCTTCCCGTGGAATGGGGATTGGGAGACAACTCCTTGAGCATTTAATGGAGTGGGCTAAAGACCATCCGGTAATAGAAAAGGTGAGTCTTGGAGTCTTCTCTTCAAACGAAAATGCCATACGTTTATATCAACGTCTTGGGTTCGTTGAAGAGGGGAGGAAAGTAAGAGAGATCAAGCTTGAAGAAGGGCAATATGTTGATGACATTTTGATGTACAGATTTGTTTAA